The proteins below are encoded in one region of Deinococcus budaensis:
- a CDS encoding YgfZ/GcvT domain-containing protein has protein sequence MWTRLPSSALRLTGADRVDFAQGQMTGDLRGAPTPGVVACCFLNVRGQIEFFARAYKRQGDVYLHLDAGQAPALAARLRRYIIFDQVELEDLSAELRTVHVWGGQGVPGWDPAGGDAQSVELAGGTVLAGRVNRAGEPGVDLHYLTRQEPEVLAALGGEETGLAQLDAARVRAGIPDVVRDGFTGTLLPEVGLDVGGLLPAISYRKGCYVGQEIMARLEARGNARYHLARLAGEGLPDHAEVTREGRAVGQAGLHAAGLSLARLRKELAQGEAVEVGGVPATVQLLTPIPSANA, from the coding sequence ATGTGGACCCGGCTTCCTTCCAGTGCCCTGCGGCTGACCGGCGCCGACCGGGTGGATTTTGCGCAGGGCCAGATGACAGGTGACCTGCGCGGCGCCCCGACGCCCGGCGTGGTGGCCTGCTGCTTTCTGAACGTGCGCGGCCAGATCGAATTCTTCGCGCGGGCCTACAAGCGCCAGGGCGACGTGTACCTGCACCTGGACGCGGGGCAGGCTCCGGCCCTGGCCGCGCGGCTGCGGCGCTACATCATCTTCGACCAGGTGGAGCTTGAAGACCTGTCCGCCGAGCTGCGGACCGTCCACGTCTGGGGCGGGCAGGGCGTCCCCGGCTGGGACCCGGCGGGCGGGGACGCGCAGAGTGTCGAGCTGGCGGGGGGGACCGTGCTGGCCGGACGGGTCAACCGCGCGGGCGAGCCGGGCGTGGACCTCCACTACCTCACCCGCCAGGAGCCGGAAGTGCTGGCGGCGCTGGGGGGAGAGGAGACAGGGCTGGCGCAGCTGGACGCGGCGCGGGTCCGGGCCGGGATTCCCGACGTGGTCCGCGACGGGTTCACGGGCACCCTGCTCCCCGAGGTCGGGCTGGACGTGGGCGGCCTCCTCCCCGCCATCAGCTACCGCAAGGGCTGTTACGTGGGACAGGAGATCATGGCCCGGCTGGAGGCGCGCGGCAATGCCCGCTACCACCTCGCGCGGCTCGCTGGCGAGGGCCTGCCCGACCACGCCGAGGTCACGCGGGAGGGCCGGGCCGTGGGGCAGGCAGGCCTGCACGCCGCTGGCCTGAGCCTCGCGCGGCTGCGCAAGGAACTTGCCCAGGGCGAGGCCGTGGAGGTCGGCGGCGTGCCCGCCACGGTGCAGTTGCTGACGCCCATCCCTTCCGCGAATGCTTGA
- a CDS encoding precorrin-2 dehydrogenase/sirohydrochlorin ferrochelatase family protein, translating to MSLAAFLDLHGERALVVGGGRVALRRTRTLLEAGLHVTVVAPDLHPELAALPVEVLRRPYGPDDLRGKRVVVCATDRSDVNDAVAAGARAAGALVSHAGDAAKGNLRFPAVTRRGAVQVAVSSGRELPLLAQALGERVAGLLPAEATLDAWAARREQALTLPAAEREQGLAGLRADIRAALGLPDVRLAGGAA from the coding sequence ATGAGTCTGGCGGCCTTCCTCGATCTGCATGGTGAACGGGCACTGGTGGTTGGGGGCGGCCGGGTGGCCCTGCGCCGGACCCGCACGCTGCTGGAGGCGGGCCTGCACGTCACCGTCGTGGCGCCCGACCTGCATCCCGAGCTGGCGGCGTTGCCGGTGGAGGTGCTGCGCCGCCCTTACGGTCCGGACGACCTGCGCGGCAAGCGGGTGGTGGTCTGCGCGACCGACCGCAGCGACGTGAACGACGCCGTGGCGGCCGGGGCACGCGCAGCGGGCGCGCTGGTGAGCCACGCGGGCGACGCGGCAAAAGGCAACCTGCGCTTTCCCGCCGTGACCCGGCGCGGGGCCGTGCAGGTCGCCGTGAGCAGCGGGCGCGAGTTGCCGCTGCTGGCGCAGGCGCTGGGCGAGCGCGTCGCCGGGCTGCTGCCTGCCGAGGCCACGCTGGACGCCTGGGCCGCCCGCCGTGAGCAGGCCCTCACCCTGCCGGCCGCCGAGCGCGAGCAGGGTCTGGCGGGCCTGCGCGCCGACATCCGCGCCGCGCTGGGCCTGCCTGACGTGCGGCTGGCCGGGGGCGCCGCGTGA
- a CDS encoding HD-GYP domain-containing protein, protein MNPDDRTALTALLELSGALLAARSPGQVEGILTRLSVSLLGTRYALFLRFDPGADVLRVTTQAGEHARELGVTLARGQGLSWQAALGAAPVLHVQRAAFPPGAVLLDGSPRQSALFAPLRTPAGELLGVLSVGRLAPEFSARDEGLLRTFANTGTVALERARETARALATREGTLLALGLALEARDYETQGHTARTVALSLRLGRALGLDDEDLDLLRQGAYLHDIGKLSVPDGVLLKPGRLTPDEWGQMQAHVQTGEALARRIPGLAAGVLAVIRSHHERWDGGGYPDGLKGEAIAPLARIFAVVDVFDALTHARPYRAALTVEEALALLRAESGRQFDPRVIEAFLSLRLQSAPDPAGVAWDQP, encoded by the coding sequence ATGAACCCTGACGACCGAACCGCCCTGACCGCGCTGCTGGAACTCAGCGGGGCGCTGCTGGCGGCGCGGTCGCCGGGGCAGGTCGAGGGCATCCTGACGCGGCTGAGCGTGAGCCTGCTGGGTACCCGCTACGCGCTCTTTTTGCGCTTCGATCCGGGAGCCGACGTGCTGCGGGTCACCACCCAGGCGGGCGAACATGCCCGCGAGCTGGGCGTGACGCTGGCGCGCGGCCAGGGGCTGTCGTGGCAGGCCGCGCTGGGCGCCGCGCCCGTGCTGCACGTGCAGCGCGCCGCCTTTCCTCCGGGAGCGGTCTTGCTGGACGGCTCGCCCCGCCAGTCCGCGCTGTTCGCGCCGCTGCGCACGCCTGCGGGCGAGCTGCTGGGGGTGCTCAGCGTGGGGCGCCTCGCGCCGGAGTTCAGCGCGCGCGACGAGGGCCTGCTCAGGACCTTTGCCAACACCGGCACGGTGGCGCTGGAACGCGCCCGCGAGACCGCCCGCGCCCTGGCGACCCGCGAAGGCACGCTGCTGGCGCTGGGCCTGGCCCTCGAAGCCCGCGACTACGAGACCCAGGGCCACACCGCCCGCACGGTGGCGCTCTCCTTGCGGCTGGGCCGCGCCCTGGGGCTGGACGACGAGGACCTCGACCTGCTGCGCCAGGGCGCCTACCTGCACGACATCGGCAAGCTGAGTGTGCCCGACGGCGTGTTGCTCAAACCGGGCCGCCTGACGCCCGACGAGTGGGGGCAGATGCAGGCGCACGTGCAGACGGGCGAGGCGCTGGCGCGGCGCATTCCGGGCCTGGCCGCCGGGGTGCTGGCGGTGATCCGCTCGCACCACGAACGCTGGGACGGCGGCGGTTACCCCGACGGGTTGAAGGGCGAGGCCATCGCGCCTCTGGCCCGCATCTTCGCGGTGGTGGACGTGTTCGACGCCCTGACCCACGCCCGGCCCTACCGCGCCGCCCTGACGGTAGAGGAGGCCCTGGCGCTGCTGCGCGCCGAGTCGGGCAGGCAGTTCGATCCCCGGGTGATCGAGGCTTTTCTGAGCCTGCGCCTCCAATCCGCGCCCGATCCGGCTGGCGTGGCCTGGGACCAGCCCTGA
- the hemA gene encoding glutamyl-tRNA reductase — MTLACPTARALLAQPHAAHPTPLDFVVVGLNHQTAPVEVRERAAVRAGEEEALLEHLSLHAGEVMLLATCNRTEIYLAGVQGDPVSAFEGAWGYALEGHLYVHRGDAAVAHLYRVAAGLDSLVIGETQIQGQVKRAWQQAHARGLCGKVLNKVAQGALAAGKRVRSETGLSDRVVSVSSAAVELAQAALGDLTRRTALILGAGETAELTLTHLRAAGVGDVIVVNRTAERARQLADRLGGRACAAEYLHEVLPEADVVIASSAAPHYVLNGEGVQEALAGRPERPMFLIDISVPRILNPEIGSVPGAHLYNLDDLTAIVSRNLQSRRAALPHADAIIREAAADLARWHLTREAQQARYAPRELAVASD; from the coding sequence GTGACCCTGGCCTGCCCGACCGCCCGCGCCTTGCTCGCCCAGCCGCACGCGGCGCACCCCACCCCGCTGGACTTCGTGGTGGTGGGCCTCAACCACCAGACCGCCCCGGTCGAGGTCCGCGAGCGGGCCGCCGTGCGCGCGGGCGAGGAAGAGGCCTTGCTGGAGCACCTCTCGCTGCACGCCGGGGAGGTCATGCTGCTCGCCACCTGCAACCGCACCGAGATCTACCTCGCCGGGGTGCAGGGGGATCCGGTCAGCGCCTTTGAGGGCGCCTGGGGCTACGCGCTCGAAGGCCACCTGTACGTCCACCGGGGCGACGCGGCGGTGGCGCACCTCTACCGGGTGGCGGCAGGTCTCGACAGCCTGGTGATTGGCGAGACCCAGATTCAGGGCCAGGTCAAGCGGGCCTGGCAGCAGGCGCACGCGCGCGGGCTTTGCGGCAAGGTGCTGAACAAGGTCGCGCAGGGGGCGCTGGCCGCCGGCAAGCGGGTGCGCAGCGAAACCGGCCTCAGCGACCGGGTGGTCAGCGTGTCGAGTGCGGCCGTCGAACTCGCGCAGGCCGCGCTGGGCGACCTGACCCGGCGCACCGCCCTGATCCTGGGCGCGGGCGAGACCGCCGAGCTGACCCTGACCCACCTGCGGGCGGCAGGGGTCGGCGACGTGATCGTGGTCAACCGCACCGCCGAGCGCGCCCGGCAGCTGGCCGACCGCCTGGGGGGCCGCGCCTGCGCCGCCGAGTACCTGCACGAGGTCTTGCCGGAAGCCGACGTGGTGATCGCCTCGAGCGCCGCGCCCCACTACGTCCTGAACGGCGAGGGCGTGCAAGAAGCCCTGGCCGGGCGCCCGGAGCGGCCCATGTTTCTGATCGACATCAGCGTGCCGCGCATCCTGAATCCCGAGATCGGCAGCGTCCCCGGCGCGCACCTCTACAACCTCGACGACCTCACCGCCATCGTGAGCCGCAACCTGCAAAGCCGCCGCGCCGCCCTGCCGCACGCCGACGCGATCATCCGCGAGGCCGCCGCCGACCTTGCCCGCTGGCACCTGACCCGCGAGGCCCAGCAGGCCCGCTACGCCCCCCGTGAGCTGGCCGTGGCGAGCGACTGA
- the cobA gene encoding uroporphyrinogen-III C-methyltransferase has translation MTDAASAPQPAAPSRAFVSLIGAGPGDPGLLTLRGAEALRQADVVLFDYLANPELLRFCPQAQTIYVGKKGFSEYISQEQINALIVTKAQEGGGQRVARLKGGDVFVFGRGGEEAEACAEAGVPFEIVPGVTSAVAAPAYAGIPVTHREAARSFAVLTGNTKEGGAHYERLSGVDTLVLLMGVRNLDQIAAELIQAGRAPETPAATVQWGTTPQQRVATGTLATIAHRVREAGLEAPAVTVVGEVVRLRETLRWFDHAEHAAPDFGGPLAGRRVAVTRTRDGASGLSDVLRARGASVLEVPLIRFAETGDEAALHARLRDLAGVGWLLLTSNQAVTALFTQLERLGLDARHLAGVRLAAVGPSTARSLAERGLRADFVPATPGARHLGAELPARPGEVTLHLTSQLAEDELERALVTRGLRYERAELYRTEPAQPGEHALARLRGADVVTLASGSAARHLAALAGTDFVVAAMGPQTADAAREAGFTRVTVAQGASLEALADAAAQAVAAAARPT, from the coding sequence ATGACCGACGCCGCTTCCGCGCCCCAGCCTGCCGCGCCTTCCCGCGCCTTCGTCTCCCTGATCGGGGCGGGGCCGGGCGATCCGGGCCTGCTGACGCTTCGCGGCGCCGAGGCCCTGAGGCAGGCGGACGTGGTGCTGTTCGACTACCTCGCCAATCCGGAGCTGCTGCGCTTTTGCCCGCAGGCCCAGACGATCTACGTGGGCAAGAAGGGCTTTTCCGAGTACATCTCGCAGGAGCAGATCAACGCCCTGATCGTGACCAAGGCGCAGGAAGGGGGCGGGCAGCGGGTCGCGCGGCTCAAGGGCGGCGACGTGTTCGTCTTCGGGCGCGGCGGCGAGGAGGCCGAGGCCTGCGCGGAGGCCGGGGTGCCCTTCGAGATCGTGCCGGGCGTGACCAGCGCCGTCGCCGCGCCCGCCTACGCCGGGATTCCGGTCACCCACCGCGAGGCCGCCCGCTCCTTTGCAGTGTTGACGGGCAACACCAAGGAGGGCGGCGCCCACTACGAGCGGCTGTCCGGTGTGGACACGCTGGTCCTCCTGATGGGCGTGCGCAACCTCGACCAGATCGCCGCCGAACTGATCCAGGCGGGCCGGGCACCGGAGACCCCCGCCGCCACCGTGCAGTGGGGCACCACCCCGCAGCAGCGGGTGGCGACCGGGACCCTCGCCACCATCGCCCACAGGGTGCGCGAGGCCGGGCTGGAGGCGCCCGCCGTGACGGTGGTGGGCGAGGTCGTGCGGCTGCGCGAGACCCTGCGCTGGTTCGACCACGCCGAACACGCGGCGCCCGACTTCGGCGGCCCGCTGGCCGGGCGCCGCGTGGCCGTGACCCGCACGCGGGACGGGGCCAGTGGCCTGTCTGACGTGCTGCGGGCGCGCGGGGCCTCGGTGCTGGAGGTGCCGCTGATCCGCTTTGCCGAGACCGGCGACGAGGCCGCCCTGCACGCCCGGCTGCGCGACCTCGCCGGGGTGGGCTGGCTGCTGCTGACCAGCAACCAAGCGGTAACGGCGCTGTTCACGCAGTTGGAGCGGCTGGGCCTGGACGCGCGGCACCTCGCGGGGGTGCGGCTGGCGGCGGTTGGTCCCAGCACGGCCCGCTCGCTGGCGGAACGCGGCCTGCGCGCCGACTTCGTTCCGGCCACGCCGGGCGCGCGGCACCTCGGCGCCGAACTGCCCGCCCGGCCCGGCGAGGTCACCCTGCACCTCACCAGCCAGCTTGCGGAAGACGAGCTGGAGCGCGCGCTGGTCACGCGCGGCCTGCGCTACGAGCGCGCCGAGCTGTACCGCACCGAACCTGCCCAGCCGGGCGAACACGCGCTGGCCCGGCTGCGGGGCGCCGACGTGGTCACGCTCGCCTCGGGCAGCGCGGCCCGGCACCTCGCCGCCCTGGCCGGAACCGACTTCGTGGTCGCCGCGATGGGACCCCAGACCGCCGACGCCGCCCGTGAGGCCGGGTTCACCCGCGTGACGGTCGCCCAAGGCGCCTCGCTGGAGGCCCTGGCCGACGCCGCCGCGCAGGCCGTGGCTGCCGCCGCCCGCCCCACCTGA